A stretch of Porites lutea chromosome 5, jaPorLute2.1, whole genome shotgun sequence DNA encodes these proteins:
- the LOC140938120 gene encoding uncharacterized protein translates to MDGVFFAVLLFLVHPAAAVSTNEPRNGACRDNREEFGFALIGHDYKSFHADNFGRCFFKCSIDEICQSATFLWNSKECKMKNETKRSRPADFVENSAATYMENSFRAKKGSKALVPGTSCKDISESGDAQGDGEYWIDPTASGDPFRVYCDMVTDGGGWLLLTQYIEGNPSLLVQLDSYRQILPKYTINEHYLLRSGFNQLKQDMGFSQIRFYCFKKTIGRVFHIMTSNDSMGNDVVTFFTTSNDLPQACGSFWRLPDDNSSLAVNCHQWGYPKKNKWGHKSQGLTSDRLYRKPMVWANTRFFRFTLGGGIACDDYGLSENVGSHGDKWQIFVRMDGVFFALLLFLVHPAAAVSTDEPRNSACRDNREEFGFALIGHDYKSFHDDNFGRCFFKCSIDEICQSITFLWNSKECKMKNETKRSRPADFVENSAATYMENSFRAKKGSKALVPGTSRKDILESGDAQGDGEYWIDPTASGDPFRVYCDMVTDGGGWLLLTQYIEGNPSLLVQLDSYRQILPKYTINEHYLLRNGFNQLKQDMGFSQVRFYCFKKTIGRVFHIMTSNDSMGNDVVKFFTTSNDLPQACGSFWRLPDDNSSLAVNCHQWGYPKKNKWGHKSQGLTSDRLYRKPMVWANTRFFRFTLGAGICCDDYALSENVGGHGDKWQIFVR, encoded by the exons aTGGATGGTGTCTTTTTTGCCGTGCTGTTATTCTTGGTCCACCCCGCAGCAGCTGTTTCTACCAATGAGCCTCGTAATGGTGCTTGTCGTGATAACAGAGAAGAATTTGGTTTTGCGTTAATTGGTCATGACTATAAATCCTTCCACGCTGACAATTTTGGTCGCTGCTTTTTTAAGTGTAGTATTGATGAAATATGCCAAAGCGCAACGTTTCTCTGGAACAGTAAAGAATGTAAAATGAAGAACGAAACAAAGAGATCAAGACCAGCAGATTTTGTGGAAAATTCAGCTGCTACGTACATGGAAAATTCTTTCCGAG CAAAGAAAGGTTCTAAGGCTTTGGTGCCAGGAACTTCCTGTAAAGACATCTCGGAAAGTGGTGACGCTCAGGGGGATGGTGAGTACTGGATTGACCCAACAGCCTCAGGGGACCCCTTTAGAGTGTATTGTGACATGGTTACTGATGGAG GTGGATGGCTTCTTCTTACTCAGTACATAGAGGGAAACCCCTCTCTTCTAGTTCAATTGGACTCCTACAGACAAATCCTTCCCAAGTACACTATCAACGAGCATTACTTACTACGAAGCGGCTTTAATCAACTTAAACAGGACATGGGCTTCAGTCAGATACGGTTTTACTGTTTTAAGAAGACGATTGGCCGTGTGTTTCACATCATGACTAGCAACGATTCCATGGGAAATGACGTGGTGACGTTTTTTACAACTTCCAACGATTTACCTCAAGCTTGTGGTTCTTTTTGGCGCCTTCCAGATGACAACTCATCTCTGGCTGTCAATTGTCACCAATGGGGGTaccctaaaaaaaataaatggggCCACAAGTCACAAGGCTTGACAAGTGATCGCCTCTATAGAAAGCCAATGGTATGGGCAAACACACGCTTCTTTCGCTTTACATTGGGTGGCGGAATCGCTTGTGACGACTATGGCTTGTCGGAAAATGTCGGCAGCCATGGTGATAAGTGGCAGATTTTTGTGAG gaTGGATGGTGTCTTTTTTGCCTTGCTGTTATTCTTGGTCCACCCCGCAGCAGCTGTTTCTACCGATGAGCCCCGTAATAGTGCTTGTCGTGATAACAGAGAAGAATTTGGTTTTGCGTTAATTGGTCATGACTATAAATCCTTCCACGATGACAATTTTGGTCGCTGCTTTTTTAAGTGTAGTATTGATGAAATATGCCAAAGCATAACGTTTCTCTGGAACAGTAAAGAATGTAAAATGAAGAACGAAACAAAGAGATCAAGACCAGCAGATTTTGTGGAAAATTCAGCTGCTACGTACATGGAAAATTCTTTCCGAG CAAAGAAAGGTTCTAAGGCTTTGGTGCCAGGAACTTCCCGTAAAGACATCTTGGAAAGTGGTGACGCTCAGGGGGATGGTGAGTACTGGATTGACCCAACAGCCTCAGGGGACCCCTTTAGAGTGTATTGTGACATGGTTACTGATGGAG GTGGATGGCTTCTTCTTACTCAGTACATAGAGGGAAACCCTTCTCTTCTAGTTCAATTGGACTCCTACAGACAAATCCTTCCCAAATACACTATCAACGAGCATTACTTACTACGAAACGGCTTTAATCAACTTAAACAGGACATGGGCTTCAGTCAGGTACGGTTTTACTGTTTTAAGAAGACGATTGGCCGTGTGTTTCACATCATGACTAGCAACGATTCCATGGGAAATGACGTGGTGAAGTTTTTTACAACTTCCAACGATTTACCTCAAGCTTGTGGTTCTTTTTGGCGCCTTCCAGATGACAACTCATCTCTGGCTGTCAATTGTCACCAATGGGGGTaccctaaaaaaaataaatggggCCACAAGTCACAAGGCTTGACAAGTGATCGCCTCTATAGAAAGCCGATGGTATGGGCAAACACACGCTTCTTTCGCTTTACATTGGGTGCCGGCATCTGTTGTGATGACTATGCCTTGTCGGAAAATGTCGGCGGCCATGGTGATAAGTGGCAAATTTTTGTGAGGTAG
- the LOC140937093 gene encoding large ribosomal subunit protein uL24m-like, whose protein sequence is MPSIPWKPFGLNNILPRRFPRQRRGNKRQPIVPLKEWKIVRGDTVMLLSGKDKGKTGTVTEVVRNKNWVFVEGLNTHFRYLKPYGDFKGGLVPSEAPIQVTELSLLDPSDGKPTEVSYRYTEKGDKVRVSDRTGRIIPKPPWERRDWKSRTAVKDGPLDTPSSAVSKQTYLPSLLYFHEEIMCAMNVSPSVPKTRPDRRDLMIKEVEKAANWGGDDKSLANVNIGWMDRMYFSMNHYADKIVKFLRIDKL, encoded by the exons atGCCTTCTATTCCGTGGAAACCGTTCGgattaaacaatattttaccgCGACGGTTTCCTCGTCAACGGCGTGGGAACAAACGTCAACCTATTGTTCCGCTAAAAGAGTGGAAAATAGTGCGAGGAGACACG GTGATGCTTCTCTCTGGAAAAGATAAAGGAAAGACTGGAACAGTAACGGAGGTTGTTCGAAACAAGAACTGGGTTTTTGTTGAAGGACTTAACACT CATTTTCGCTATTTAAAACCATATGGTGATTTTAAAGGAGGCCTGGTTCCAAGTGAAGCTCCAATCCAAGTTACAGAATTGTCCCTGTTAGATCCCTCTGATGG AAAACCCACTGAGGTGTCTTACCGATACACAGAGAAAGGCGACAAGGTGAGGGTATCGGATCGCACTGGTCGCATTATTCCTAAACCACCATGGGAAAGAAGAGACTGGAAAAGTCGAACTGCTGTTAAAG ATGGTCCATTGGACACTCCCTCCTCCGCTGTGAGCAAACAGACCTATTTACCATCGCTGTTATATTTTCATGAAGAAATCATGTGTGCCATGAATGTATCACCATCTGTCCCAAAGACAAGGCCTGACAGACGAGACTTGATGATCAAGGAGGTGGAAAAGGCTGCTAACTGGGGTGGGGACGACAAGAGTTTAGCTAATGTCAACATTGGTTGGATGGACAGAATGTACTTTAGTATGAATCATTATGCCGataaaattgtgaaatttctAAGAATCGATAAGTTGTAA